The Sporichthyaceae bacterium genomic interval AACGTCGCCTACCAGGCGGCGAAGGCAGGGGTGGTGGGGTTGACCCGGGCGGCCGCCGCGCAGGTCGGCCGCTACGGCGTGCGGGTCAACGGCGTCGCCCCGGGCCTGGTTCCCAACCCGTTCCTGGCCCGGATGATCCCGGCCGAGGACCTGCAACGGCTCCACGAGCGCCAACCGCTGCCGACGAGCATCGACCCGCAGGACATCGCCAACGCGGTGCTGTTCCTGGCCGCCGACACCGGCCGCTCGATCACCGGCGAGACAATCAACGTCTCGGCCGGCGCGTACATGAGGGCGTAGGGGTGGACTTCTCCTGGACAGCTGAACAAGAGGCACTGCGCGCGGAGGCGAAGGCGGTCGCCGCCGCGGCGGTCGCCCGCTACGGCTGGGTGGCCGATTCCTGGATCAACGGGTACTGCCCGCCGTTCGCCCGGGAACTCGCGCAGCGCGGGTGGATCGGGATCTCCTGGCCGACGGAGTTCGGCGGCGCGGGCCGGCCGGCCATCGACCGGATGATCATTGCCGAGGAACTCATCGGTGCCGGCGCCCCGGTGGGCTCGTACTGGGTGGCGGAGCGGCAGATGGGCCCGTCCATCTACACCTACGGCACCGCCGAGCAGCAACTGCGCTACCTGCCCGGAATCCTGGCCGGCGAGGCAACCTGGTGCATCGGCATGTCCGAACCGGGCGCCGGGTCCGATCTGGCCGCGCTGCGCACGCGAGCGGTGCGCGACGGCGACGGCTTCGTCGTCAACGGGCAGAAGATCTGGACCAGCTTCGGCGCGGTCGCCGACTTCGTGTACCTGATCTGCCGGACCAACGCCGACGGCCCGCCGCACGCAGGCATCAGCGAGCTGATCGTGCCGATGAACTCGCCGGGCATCGAGGTGCGCCCGATCAAGGACATGGCCGGCGGCGCGCACTTCTGCGAGGTGTTCTTCACCGACGTGCGGGTGCCGGCGAGCAACCTGGTCGGCGTCGAGGGTGCGGCGTTCAAGCAGACGATGCGTCAACTCGAGCACGAACGCGGCGGCATCGATCGCCTGGTGTCCAACCATGCGCTCTACCGGCGCGCGCTGGACCGCGCCGACCTGGGCGATGCGCTGGTGCGCCAGGAGGTCGCCGAGATCGAGACCCGCTACCGGCTCGGTCGGCTACTGGTCTACCGGGAGGCCTGCGGCCAGGCCCCGAAGGGTTTCAGCGCGGCCACCAAGCTGTTCTGCACCGAGCACGAGCGTCGGGTCGCCGACTTCGTCGCCCGCACGTTCGGGTCCCAGACCCTGCTGGCCGGGGACGTCGCCCGTGGCATGTGTTACGCGAACAGCTACTCGATCATGGGTGGAACCTCGAACATCCTGCGCAACATCGTCGCCGAGCGCATCCTCGGCCTGCCGCGCGAACCCGCGGCGCGGTAAGGGAAACGACATGGACTTCGCGCTCCGCGCCGAACAGCTCGAACTGCAGCGCACCGTGCGGGACTTCCTTGCCGACAAGGCGCCCGAGTCCGCGGTGCGCGCGTTGATGGACGACGAGACTGGCCACGACCCCAGGGTGTGGCGGCAGATGGCGACCCAGTTGGGTCTGCAGGGCCTGACGATCGACGAGGACTACGGGGGAGCGGGCTGCGGCCTGCAGGAGCAGGCCGTCGTGTTCGAGGCGATGGGCGCAGCCGTCTTCGGCGGCCCCTACTTCGCCACCGTCGCGTTGGCCGTACCGGCCTTGGCCCGTGCCGGGGGCTCCGCCGCCGCGGAGTACCTACCGCGGATCGCGCAGGGCGAGCTGATCGCCACCGTTGCGCTGGAAGCCTCAGCGGCCGAACGGACGCCCGACGGGTGGGCGCTGACCGGCGAGGCGGGCTACGTGCTCGACGGTCACCTGGCGGACCTGGTCGTGGTGCCGGCGCGCACTGCGGTCGGCGTCTCGCTGTTCGCGGTCGTCGGTGACGCGCCCGGCCTGAAGCGGGAGCCGCTGGCCACCGTCGACCAGACCCGACGACTGGCCCGCCTCACACTCGACGCCACCCCGGCGCAGCCGGTCGGCGTCGGCGGCGCGGGTACCGAGATCCTCGACCACGCGCTGGACGTAGCTGCCGTGCTGCTGGCGGCGGAACAGGTCGGCGGCGCTTCGGGCTGCCTGACCGAGACCGTCGAGTACGCGAAGGTACGCGAGCAGTTCGGCCGCCCGATCGGCTCGTTCCAGGCGATCAAGCACGTGTGGACCGACCTGTTGCTCGAGGTGGAGTCGGCTCGCGCCGCCGCTCAGTTCGGCGCCTGGGCAGCCGATTGCGCCCCCGCCGAGCTGCCGGTCGCCGCTTCGCTGGCGAAGGCGCACTGCTCCCAGGCGTACTCGCGGGTGGCCACTGAGAGCATCCAGCTGCACGGCGGCATCGGTTTCACCTGGGAGCACCGCGCCCACCTGTACTTCAAGCGGGCGAAGAGCTCCGAGTTGCTGCTCGGCGGCATCGCGCACCATCGCGAGCGCCTGGTGCAACGCCTCGGCCTCTGACTGACCCGGCCCGTTCGGAGGATGGCCACTCCTGCGGGTGGCCGATTTCGTGCTGCGTTCGGAACGCTCCGGGAGAGCGACCCGTCACATGTCGAACAATCTTCGACAGGAATCGATGTGTCGGTCGTGTCCCCCCGGAGGGCGACGGGGATCGCGCTCGCCGTGGCGGCGCTCCTCGCCGTGGTCGCCGGGTGTGCCTCTGACGGGCTCACCAACGGGGCGTCCGCGGTCGACAAGGCCGCCACCTTGGCTGCGCCGCCGGACCCGACCGCCGGTTTGCTCGAAGGCCCCCAGCTCAGGTCGTTCCTGCTGACCGCGGCCGACGTGCCGGTCGGATACCGGCCGGCCGCCGCGTACACCCGGGACAGCGGCGCGGTACTGGCCGCTGCGAGCCCGGTGGTGCCCGGCGCCGACGCGGTCGGTTGCCCGAGCCTGACCACGACCGGGTTCCTCTCCCAGTTGCCCGGCCCGAATTCGGCGTCGTTCGCGCAGGACGAGTTCGACGACCAGTCCGACCAGGCGATCAGCTCCGAGGTCGACGACTACCGGGGCACCGACGCGGCCACGATCATGACCGCGTTCCTGAAGCGGCTCTCCGACTGCGCCACCTTCCTCGACAAGGCCGACCCGAACCAGCCGACCTATCACGTGAGCACCCAGGCCGGCCCCGCGATCGGCGCCGACAGCGTGCAGTTCGAGATCACTTCGTCGAGCTACCTCGGCGGCGAGACCGGCGTGGTCGTGCGGGTCGGGAACCTGCTCGTCTCGGTCTTCCACTCGACGACTCGCGCCGGCGCCACCGGCGCCACCGCCTACGGCGACGCCGCCAAGATCGCGGCCCGAATCGTCGCGGCCATCGGTCCTGCGCACACGGCTGCACCCTGACTCAAGCTCAATCGAGCGGGCCCGCGTCAGTGCTTGACCCGCGAGACGGCCAGTGCGGCCAGTGCGTCCACCCGCGCGGGCGAGGGCGCGGCGTCGGTGACGATCTGACT includes:
- a CDS encoding acyl-CoA dehydrogenase family protein, producing MDFSWTAEQEALRAEAKAVAAAAVARYGWVADSWINGYCPPFARELAQRGWIGISWPTEFGGAGRPAIDRMIIAEELIGAGAPVGSYWVAERQMGPSIYTYGTAEQQLRYLPGILAGEATWCIGMSEPGAGSDLAALRTRAVRDGDGFVVNGQKIWTSFGAVADFVYLICRTNADGPPHAGISELIVPMNSPGIEVRPIKDMAGGAHFCEVFFTDVRVPASNLVGVEGAAFKQTMRQLEHERGGIDRLVSNHALYRRALDRADLGDALVRQEVAEIETRYRLGRLLVYREACGQAPKGFSAATKLFCTEHERRVADFVARTFGSQTLLAGDVARGMCYANSYSIMGGTSNILRNIVAERILGLPREPAAR
- a CDS encoding acyl-CoA dehydrogenase family protein, translating into MDFALRAEQLELQRTVRDFLADKAPESAVRALMDDETGHDPRVWRQMATQLGLQGLTIDEDYGGAGCGLQEQAVVFEAMGAAVFGGPYFATVALAVPALARAGGSAAAEYLPRIAQGELIATVALEASAAERTPDGWALTGEAGYVLDGHLADLVVVPARTAVGVSLFAVVGDAPGLKREPLATVDQTRRLARLTLDATPAQPVGVGGAGTEILDHALDVAAVLLAAEQVGGASGCLTETVEYAKVREQFGRPIGSFQAIKHVWTDLLLEVESARAAAQFGAWAADCAPAELPVAASLAKAHCSQAYSRVATESIQLHGGIGFTWEHRAHLYFKRAKSSELLLGGIAHHRERLVQRLGL